The DNA region TTCACCTCGGCCGGGCAGGATCTGCTGGGCTATGCCCGCCGCATTCTTGGGATCCATGACGAGGCGGTGCTGAACCTCACGAAAAGCCCACTGCAGGGCAAGATCGCGCTTGGCATGACCGAGGACACCGCCTGCTCGGATCTCGCGCGTATCCTTGGCCGCTTCCGCCGTCTTTACCCCGAGGTGAGCGTGCGCACGCAGGTCCGCATGAGCCTTGTTCAGCTTGAGATGCTGGCGGCGGGGGCGCTCGATGCGGCGATCGTGCAGGTCTTCGAACATGAACTCCGCCCCGCCGATGTGCTGCTTTACCGCGAGCGTCTGCTCTGGGTGAAATCGCCCGAGCTGGTGCTGACCCCCGGTGCACCGATCCCGTTCCTGTCCTTCGACGACAATTGCTTCTACCGCCGTTGGGCGATGGATCAGGGCCAGGATCAGGGCGCGATTTTCGAGATCGTTCTGGATTGCGCCAGCGCGGCGGGGATCATCTCGGGCGTTCTGGCGGGCATGGGCGTCGCGCTGCTGAACGAACGCCATCTGCGCCCCGGCATGGAGGTGATCGAGCACGGCCTGCCCCAGCCCGGCGGGCTCGCCTATATCGTGCGGCGCGCCCGCAAGAGCCGAAATCCGGCGCTCGAGGCGCTGATTCACGGGATCGAAGAGGAAACCAGCCGGATCGGCGCATTGCACATCGCGGTTTGACCGCATTAATTTCACGCGTGATTTCAAAATTTTGCCGGAAATCTTCGCGGCGCTCCGATAAAATCCCGGCGACGGATCTTGTAAAATTACTTCCATGATGTAAGTAATTCAGCGGAAGGACGACACATGAAGCGCAAGAGCTTTGACGATATGATCTGCCCCATCGCGCTCAGCCTTGAAAAGGTGGGCGAGTGGTGGAGCATCCTGATCCTTCGGGATGCCTGGATGGGCAAGCGCCGGTTTGACGAATTCCAGAAAAGTCTGGGAATCGGCACCAGCACGCTGACCCGCAGGCTCGACTCGCTGGTGGCCAATGGCCTGCTGAAAAAGCAGCCCATCGGCGAAAAGGGGTTGAGACAGGAATATGTCCTGACCGAAGCGGGAGAAGACTTCCGCAAGGTGCTGGAGGCCTTTGTCGATTGGGGCAACCGCTATGCCCTGCCCGATCACCTCAAGGCCGAGGCATCCGACGACAAGGGCGAGGGTCCCGCCAGCTAGGCAGGAGCCAAGCCGCAAGACAGACGACAGACCGATGCCACCCTGCGCACCGCCCTTGGCGCGCAGACGAAGGCGCGCATCCTTATCACAACATCAAGCTGACAGGAGTCCGACGATGACACGTCTGACCAGAGCGGCGAGCGCCGCACTTCTCGGGCTGGCCTTTTTTGCGCCCGCCTATGCCGATACCCGCAATGATCAAAACCTGACCGGCAAGCCCGGCGTGGGCTATTCGCTCGATCTCGGCGAAAATCGCGGGACCGGCTATTATGTCGAAACGCCGCAGGGCTATCACCTTGTCCTGACGCTCGGGGCCGAGGGCGCGAGCCCGCTGCGCTTTGAAACCGATCTCGCCGCCGGGCAATCGGTCGAACTTTCGGCGCCGCGCGGCGTGAACGAGCCCGCGCAATCCATCCGCATCACCCGCGACGGCGATCAGCTGACCATTGCGCCTCCGGTTGCCCCGGCGCGCTTTGCGGCCGAATAACCCTCTAGACCACCTCGCGAGTTTTCTGAGAAAGACCCGATTATGAGCGATCTTTTTGATCCGATCACCCTTGGCGCCCTGCATCTGCGCAACCGCATTGTCATGGCGCCCCTGACCCGGATGCGCGCGGTCGATGGCCGCGCGGTGGGTGCGCTGCAAGCCGAGCATTACCGCGCCCGCGCCGATGCCGGGCTGATCCTGACCGAAGCCACCTCGGTCAGCCCGCAAGGGGTCGGCTATCCCGACACCCCCGGCCTGTGGAGCGACAAACAAGTTGCCGGCTGGCGCGAGGTCACCGCGGCCGTTCATGCCGAAGGCGGGCTGATTGTCTCGCAGCTCTGGCATGTCGGGCGGATCTCGGACCCGAGCCTGCTGGACGGGCAACTGCCGGTTGCTCCAAGCGCGATTGCCGCCGAGGGCCATGTCAGCGTGCTGCGGCCCGAGCGGCCCTATGCCGTGCCGCGCGCACTTGAAACCGCCGAGCTGCCCGGCATTGTCGAGGATTTCCGCAAGGCAGCGGCGAACGCCAAGACCGCGGGCTTTGACGGGGTCGAGGTCCATGCGGCGAATGGCTATCTCTTCGATCAGTTTCTCCATGACGGCTCGAACACCCGCACGGATGCCTATGGCGGCTCGGTCGAGAACCGCGCGCGTCTGCTGATCGAGGTCGTCGATGCGATCCTGACGGTTTGGCCCGCCGATCGCGTTGGCGTCCACCTGAACCTGATGTCGAGCGATTACTCGATGTCGGACAGTGACCCGGTCGCGCTGTTCACCTATGTCGCGCAAGCGCTTCAGACGCGCGGCATCGCCTTCATCTTCGCGCGCGAGGCCTATGCCACGGATGCCCCCCGCATCGCCCCGGAACTGCGCAAGTATTTCACCGGCCCGGTCATTCTCAATCAGGGGCTGACCCGCGAGAGCGCGCGCGAGGTTCTGGCGAAAGGCGAGGCCGAGGCGGTGTCCTTCGGGCGCGCCTATATGGCCAACCCCGATCTGGTCGAGCGTCTGCGTCAGAACGCGCCCCTGAACCCGCTGCACGCCGATCCGCGCGATCTGGCCGATCTGGTCAAGGGATATAACGACTATCCGGTCCTGGCCTTGGCCTGACCTCCTCTGTCCTGATCCAAGGGGCCGAAGCCGTTCTTGCGGCCTCGGCTTCTTTGCAGGCTGGCAGGCCTTAAGCGGCCTGCCCGTCTTGCCCGACACCACGCCGCCCCGAGGCCATCCAGCGGCGATAGCGCCGCGCGCGCGCCTTGTTTTTCAGCTGCGCCACGATCAGCGCCCAGAGGGGAAACACCCCGGGCGCGCTTTTGCGTCCGCGCGCCAGACGGTCGAGCTGATAT from Paracoccus aminophilus JCM 7686 includes:
- a CDS encoding winged helix-turn-helix transcriptional regulator, which produces MKRKSFDDMICPIALSLEKVGEWWSILILRDAWMGKRRFDEFQKSLGIGTSTLTRRLDSLVANGLLKKQPIGEKGLRQEYVLTEAGEDFRKVLEAFVDWGNRYALPDHLKAEASDDKGEGPAS
- a CDS encoding LysR family transcriptional regulator, yielding MSGVMQRRLDVDQLRALMAIEQHGGVTRAAEALGLSQSAVSHKVRRLEIALDCEILSRRPNAPMFTSAGQDLLGYARRILGIHDEAVLNLTKSPLQGKIALGMTEDTACSDLARILGRFRRLYPEVSVRTQVRMSLVQLEMLAAGALDAAIVQVFEHELRPADVLLYRERLLWVKSPELVLTPGAPIPFLSFDDNCFYRRWAMDQGQDQGAIFEIVLDCASAAGIISGVLAGMGVALLNERHLRPGMEVIEHGLPQPGGLAYIVRRARKSRNPALEALIHGIEEETSRIGALHIAV
- a CDS encoding alkene reductase, producing MSDLFDPITLGALHLRNRIVMAPLTRMRAVDGRAVGALQAEHYRARADAGLILTEATSVSPQGVGYPDTPGLWSDKQVAGWREVTAAVHAEGGLIVSQLWHVGRISDPSLLDGQLPVAPSAIAAEGHVSVLRPERPYAVPRALETAELPGIVEDFRKAAANAKTAGFDGVEVHAANGYLFDQFLHDGSNTRTDAYGGSVENRARLLIEVVDAILTVWPADRVGVHLNLMSSDYSMSDSDPVALFTYVAQALQTRGIAFIFAREAYATDAPRIAPELRKYFTGPVILNQGLTRESAREVLAKGEAEAVSFGRAYMANPDLVERLRQNAPLNPLHADPRDLADLVKGYNDYPVLALA